In one Silene latifolia isolate original U9 population chromosome 10, ASM4854445v1, whole genome shotgun sequence genomic region, the following are encoded:
- the LOC141607460 gene encoding uncharacterized protein LOC141607460, translating into MRQIKIAVDRPHRRSIRCPYKRCKNRYIKLRRDEIFDHLKAFGFVENYDEWIFHGEEPLQTQPFIEKLDEGVSFMDNTDELLNDTFRNGFEGSTGVEDGLNDEAIKFYKLVEDDKQELYPGCKRFSKLSFLIRLLLFKTLHGISNVAFNDLLELLKEMVPEAKIPLNYTESRNIVKDLGLHYIKIYTCPNDCMLFWKENEQADECLECHTSKWKPCEENQSQKRLEKFQRKVLWYFSLKPRLQRVYMCSKTAEFMTWHADERPKDGYL; encoded by the exons ATGCGTCAGATTAAAATAGCAGTCGATAGACCAcacag GAGGTCGATTAGATGTCCATATAAGCGATGCAAAAATCGCTACATCAAGTTACGGAGAGATGAGATCTTTGATCATCTAAAAGCATTTGGTTTTGTTGAAAATTATGATGAGTGGATCTTCCATGGTGAGGAACCATTGCAAACTCAACCTTTCATTGAAAAACTAGATGAAGGGGTGAGTTTTATGGACAATACTGATGAATTGTTAAATGACACATTTAGAAATGGGTTTGAGGGATCTACTGGGGTAGAAGATGGTCTAAATGATGAAGCTATAAAGTTTTATAAGTTGGTCGAGGATGACAAACAAGAGTTATACCCTGGCTGTAAAAGATTTTCTAAACTCTCTTTCTTGATACGATTGCTTTTGTTTAAGACCCTTCATGGAATTAGCAATGTCGCATTTAATGATCTTCTAGAACTTTTGAAGGAAATGGTTCCAGAGGCGAAGATTCCTCTTAACTATACTGAATCTAGAAACATTGTTAAGGACTTAGGACTTCACTATATTAAAATATATACATGTCCTAATGattgtatgctattttggaaagagaATGAGCAAGCTGATGAGTGTCTTGAATGTCATACCTCTAAGTGGAAACCATGTGAAGAAAATCAATCTCAAAAAAGACTCGAAAAATTCCAAAGAAAGGTTTTGTGGTATTTTTCACTAAAACCTAGATTACAACGAGTATATATGTGTTCAAAAACTGCAGAATTTATGACTTGGCATGCCGATGAACGTCCAAAAGATGGGTATTTATGA